Below is a genomic region from Cetobacterium somerae ATCC BAA-474.
GGTTATTGCTGAATCTAGAGAGGACGATCCATTTGAAAAAAATTTGGAAAAAGACTCAGATGTTGTATCTAAAAATGGAAAAAGATACTATAAAAAATCTTCTAATTTTAGACTTTGTGGAATTTTATTTGCAATTTCTGGATTAATAACTTGGGTTGGAATAACACAAATAGTTTCTAACTCCGTTTCAGAATCATTTAATAATGCTTTTGGAATATCACCACTTTATACATCAATTGCAATGACAGCTTTAGGAGCAATAGTTTTATTTGGAAAAGGAAGAAAAGATAAAATAGCAGATGTTTTAAATAAATTAGTGCCAATAATGGCAATATTATATTTTTCTTTAACACTTTTTATATTGATTAAAAATATTGGTTCAGTTCCTGGAATGTTTTTAGAAATTTTTGAAGAGGCTTTTGGTGCTAGGCAAATAGTTGCAGGAGGATTTGGAGCAGTATTAATGCAAGGAGTAAAAAGAGGTTTGTTTTCAAATGAGGCTGGAAGTGGTTCAGCTCCATGTGCAGCGGCAGCAGCAGATGTAGATCATCCTGTAGAACAAGGGTTAATTCAAGCTTTAGGTGTTTTTATAGATACTTTAGTTGTTTGTAGTTGTACGGCATTTACAATGCTTTTAGCACCACAATCAATTAGAGATGGGAAAATGGGGATGGATTTACTTCAAAGTTGTATGGATTATCATATAGGAAGTATTGGAACACCTTTAGTTGCAGTAATATTATTCTTATTTAGTTTTAGTACATTTTTAGGAATATTATTCTATGCAAGATCTAATGTAGCATTTTTATTTGGTGATAAAATGAAGGCTCAAGATGCATATAAAATTTTAGCATTAATTATGATGTTTGTAGGTGGAATGGCTCAGTATCTGTTTGTATGGGAATTAGGAGACTTGGGAGTGGCATTAATGACAGTATTTAATATCATTGCAATAGTTCCAATGTCTAAAATAGCATTAGATTCTTTAGATGATTATGAAGAAATTTATATTAAAAATAATAAAACAGTATTATTAGAAAAAGAGTAAAGTAATACCTTAGATTAGAGTTTGGACTAATCTAAGGTATTTTTTATTGTAAAAATATGTAAAATTTGATATTCTATAATAAACAGTTTTTTATTTTAAGGGGGAATAGTATGTTTTTATCGCCAGGAGAAAAGATACTAAAATATAGAAAACATTATAAAATTAAACAAGAGGATATAACAGGGGATAAAGTTTCTAAGACATACTTAGGAATGGTTGAAAGTGGTCGAAAATCTTTAAGTAAAAAAATGA
It encodes:
- a CDS encoding alanine/glycine:cation symporter family protein gives rise to the protein MGFIDSLLSPLKTAVSALNGFLWGDIILFNVGEANIGLSLLVLMLIPTGIYYCIKTRMLSFRLFPEMIRIVLKSKNKEDKEAISGLQALFIATASRVGMGNLAGVVAAVSFGGPGAIFWMWIAAIIGSNTAFIESTLAQIYKEKDPLFGGWRGGPAYFMNRMEVIAESREDDPFEKNLEKDSDVVSKNGKRYYKKSSNFRLCGILFAISGLITWVGITQIVSNSVSESFNNAFGISPLYTSIAMTALGAIVLFGKGRKDKIADVLNKLVPIMAILYFSLTLFILIKNIGSVPGMFLEIFEEAFGARQIVAGGFGAVLMQGVKRGLFSNEAGSGSAPCAAAAADVDHPVEQGLIQALGVFIDTLVVCSCTAFTMLLAPQSIRDGKMGMDLLQSCMDYHIGSIGTPLVAVILFLFSFSTFLGILFYARSNVAFLFGDKMKAQDAYKILALIMMFVGGMAQYLFVWELGDLGVALMTVFNIIAIVPMSKIALDSLDDYEEIYIKNNKTVLLEKE